Below is a genomic region from Vitis riparia cultivar Riparia Gloire de Montpellier isolate 1030 chromosome 5, EGFV_Vit.rip_1.0, whole genome shotgun sequence.
CGGGGATTATCAAAGCTAGCTGCATATTCATTTTCTGTCATGGATGGAAAACGGGTTCGCTAACCAATCcattcatctctctctctctctctctctctctcacacacacacacacactttgTGCATTTTTCTAACACACCTGAACCTTTTGATGTCCAGAGCCGCATTACCAAGGACGATCTGTGTGATCACGTTTGGAACTTCCACTTTAACAGGGTATATACCTTTTATGTACATGTACTTTTTTAAAGTTGACCTGGCTGATCTTGTGGCTTAAGCTAGTCTGACCATGAACACAATGGCTTACCATCATACGTGTAGTGCAGTGGGATTCAACAGACTGACGCTCCTATGAGCTGGATGAGAAGTACTTTTTCTCTTTCAGTTgaccttttctttataagtaataaAGAACATATATCAACATGCCAAAAGGGGGTCTCTCTTTCAATAATTTGACTCTTATTACCACCTTAACATGTAGCCATTTAGCagtcttgattttttttgtattttcttttgcaCCTGCTATTTTGCTGATTAATATCTAACATTCCAACACTGAATAGCTCCAGAATCTCAAGTTTATGACTATGCTTGTGAAAGTCTTGTGGTTTGTTTAATACTAAGCATCCCTTTTGTTGTGAAGTCAAATCAACCAAACTGACGTAATCTTGCCTTCAGGGGGCTCCAGACTATTGGCGAAATCTTGATCCTTACTGGAAGGGAACCGGCCCTCCCATGCGTCGATACTTCCATCCAGATGGGAGCCAAACTGCAGATCCTGGTGACCAGGTATGGGGTGGTCATGAATGTTGTTACTCTATCGTTACCAGTTTTGTTGGTGGAGGAAAGATCAGGGAACACTATGTGAGGATAAACCGATGGCCCCAAATGTCCGTGTTCAGGAAGCCAGACTGGAGCTGGGAAATGTCCAACCACCTGTATTGTTACTCCAGCATCCCTGATGCAGATAAGGAAGGTGGGACTGGACCACGGTTCCCAGTTTTGAGTATGTTTTTTTGAGAAATGCATATAGCAACCAGCAAAGTTTGTTATATGGATGTGTAAATATGCTGTGGCTTTGAATAAGACGATGCACCTATGGACATAGTCGTTTGCCTAATATGTTTTGTACAGACCAAATAAACTAGGGTGATGTAAATTTCTCTTCTGCTGATCCTGTACCTTGCTTGCATAGTGCTCCACATTTTTCCACATATGGTCCCATGTATGTTAATGGAACTTGAAGTACCTATCTTTCTCCCCGTTTTCCTGATCAgaaaaataaaccttttttctCAGTTTTACTCAAACTAGCTGTGGTTGTAGAATATTGGATTGGTCGACTTTTATTTCATCACTCTAATAACTGAAACTGTTTTGTGGgcattttaaattctttagtATTGGGATATCATAGAGAAATGTTTTCTATGTGGGTAAATCCAAGAGTAAGGAGGAAATTGTGATACCCCATGTTGGATAGGGAAGGAAGTTTTTTACGTTATGTGTGATGAGGTTTTTTTCAATCACGTAGAATCGATTTGAAGATACAAGCACTCATTGGTTTTAGagcaaatatatttataacggGGTATTTGTTTTAGGACATTGTGTTTGCTTAGAGAACAATACATATGTGGTGGGTTTattctaattatataaatatgaggaTCTATTAAGTTTAAAGTGGATAATATCTAAGTGGAAAGGGGCAGCTCAGCTCTTTTTAAGAAACTGCTTCTTAGAGAAATGATGTGTTAACCCCTCAAAAAGGGTGGCCTCCCATTGATAAAAGGCGATGATCCCCTATTCCAGTTAGGTCGTTGATATGGTTATTAGTTAATGGTTACAGTTTCTATGTGGCCAAAATATACAGTAGATGGAAGTTTACTATATTTCATGGCCGTAAGCATCCTGCTCTGGGAGCCAACATGGTCAATATTGTAATTTGATTACTACAGTGAGGAAAAGGTACCATTAGAAGATGAAGTACTTGGGGAGGTTTGGATAGAAGAACGTGGAGTTGGTTAATGATtttgcaagggaaagaaaaataagcttATGGAATGTAACAACAAAAATGGTGTTCTATTTAAGATTATAGACTTGAAAGAGAATATTTTGTGTTTGTTGAGAAATGAATTCATCAACCTTATCATTTCAATTCAACTCAATGTTTAACATTATCCATGAAAGTAtgttaaattcaattaaaagtatAGTATACCCTTTTAAACATCGATTAGTTTATAGATGAGATgactgaaggaaaaaaaaaaaaaaagtgcttttCAAATTGAAAGGTCTTGAGTTTGAATCACAATAATTGCaagttaatattataattattaaaagacTAAAATGTCTTCCTTATAAACCTCAAATAGGTAGGAGGGGTATCACCTTGACTTGAactttataaaacattttaaaacgatgaataatataattaaaaatcttttGCCACAAAATTAGATTCATCATTAAAAATCACTTTCgtgatgaaaatttttatcataaaaaatatgtattttgcaaaacattatatttttttctcacaaaaaatatatcttttagtAATAAGATGGTA
It encodes:
- the LOC117914899 gene encoding uncharacterized protein LOC117914899 isoform X1; the encoded protein is MTRIEELQRGIEAEATADFTALFCDGDVVDSGGDVTKSPGSKRKKKRKRQDGAEEGKSEVLQDPLEVFGSDMMMMILSYLDAPSVALSLLVSRGWHGVASSDRLWSTKCEELWCGKAHIPRVSQERGLSKLAAYSFSVMDGKRSRITKDDLCDHVWNFHFNRGAPDYWRNLDPYWKGTGPPMRRYFHPDGSQTADPGDQVWGGHECCYSIVTSFVGGGKIREHYVRINRWPQMSVFRKPDWSWEMSNHLYCYSSIPDADKEGGTGPRFPVLSMFF
- the LOC117914899 gene encoding uncharacterized protein LOC117914899 isoform X2, which produces MTRIEELQRGIEAEATADFTALFCDGDVVDSGGDVTKSPGSKRKKKRKRQDGAEEGKSEVLQDPLEVFGSDMMMMILSYLDAPSVALSLLVSRGWHGVASSDRLWSTKGAPDYWRNLDPYWKGTGPPMRRYFHPDGSQTADPGDQVWGGHECCYSIVTSFVGGGKIREHYVRINRWPQMSVFRKPDWSWEMSNHLYCYSSIPDADKEGGTGPRFPVLSMFF